The Psychrobacter arenosus region ATAGCAAGGGCTTCGGTCACGTTATGAATCGGACCGCATGGGACCTTGGCGGCTTCCAATAATTCCAGCCAATATTCGCGCGTGTTGCTGGCGAAAACCTCATTCAATACTGCGGTTAGGGTGTCGCGATTCGCCACTCGTTTAGGATTGGTCCTATAGCGCTCCTCTAGATGCAGCTCTAGACCTAGCGCCTCACAAATCCTGCCAAACTGCACATCGTTACCACAAGCTAAGATGAAATGATTATTATCACCGGTCGCAAAGACTTGATAAGGCGTGATATTCGGATGGGCATTGCCCAGTCTGGGCGGTGTGGTGTTGGTCGCCAACTGATTCATACCAATATTGGCCAACATCGCAATAGCACTATCGAGCAGTGCCACATCGACGTGTTGCCCTTGGCCTGAGTGCTGCCGGGCTAGCAGGGCCGCTTGGATACCAATGGTCAGCTGCAATCCTGAAAATAAATCTACCACGGCCACCCCTACCTTATGCGGCTCTCCGTCAGCAGGTCCGGTGATGCTCATGAGCCCAGAAAGCCCTTGGATAATATAATCGTAGCCCGGTTTATGGGCATCAGGCCCAGTCTGACCAAAGCCAGTGAGTGAGGCATAGATTAAGCGTGGATTGATAGCTTTTAAAGACTCGTAGTCGAGGCCATATTTTTTCAGCCCACCCACCTTGAAGTTTTCGACCAGCACATCGCTCTCAGCCGCCAACCTTTTTAGCAGCGCTTGCCCCTCAAGCTTGGTCATATCTACGGTAATAGATTGCTTATTACGGTTGATGGTCGCAAAATAAGCCGAAGTGCCATCTTTAAATGTAGGTGGCTGCCAATGCCGCGTCTCATCTCCAGTCACTGGCCGCTCTACTTTGATGACGTCTGCCCCTAAGTCAGCGAGCACTTGCGTACAGCTCGGCCCCGCCAAGACCCGTGATAAATCCAACACTTTAATCCCTGCTAGCGCTTGCGGTGCAGTCGCTTCCTGCCCGCTGGTCTTAGTGTCAGTGGCATTCTCTGGTGTCATATCAGCATCCATACTTATCTCGCTTACAGCCAAGCTTGGCTGTTAAAATCAGCTGTTAAAACAGGCTATTAAAATCAGCTATTAAAATTTAAAATTGGGGTGACGCCAAAGCTCTATTGACGCCAGTTATCATTAAAACTAATAGCTTATAAAGAGGTTCATAGGAACAACACTGTCCCATTTTCACGCTCTAAGCAAAGGCTTGAATGCCCGTCTGCGCACGGCCTAGAATGAGCGCATGAATGTCATGGGTACCTTCATAAGTATTCACCGCTTCCAGGTTCATCACATGACGGATGACGTGGTATTCATCAGAGATACCATTACCGCCGTGCATATCGCGCGCGACTCTGGCTATGTTTAGCGCCTTGCCACAGTTATTGCGCTTAATCAAAGAAATCATCTCAGGTGCCGCATTGTGCTCATCCATCAAGCGTCCTACTCGCAATGCCGCCTGTAGTCCTAACGCAATCTCAGTCTGCATATCGGCTAATTTCAACTGCACCAACTGGGTAGCGGCTAACGGACGGTTAAACTGTTTGCGATCGAGCGTATATTGACGTGAGGCTTCCCAGCAGAATTGTGCTGCGCCCATTGCGCCCCAAGCGATACCATAACGGGCTTTGTTTAAGCAGCCGAATGGTCCTTTTAGACCGCGAATATCTGGAAAGGCGTTTTCTTCGGGGACAAACACATTGTCCATGACGATTTCACCAGTGACAGAAGCACGCAGCGAGAACTTACCTTCAATTTTTGGTGTACTTAGTCCTTCCATACCACGCTCTAAAACAAAACCACGAATCTGCCCTTCATCATCTTTTGCCCAGACGACAAACACATCCGCGATAGGACTATTGGTAATCCACATCTTATTGCCTTTGAGCTGATAGCCGCCGTCAACCGCTTTAGCACGTGTCGTCATTGACCCAGGATCAGAGCCTGAATCTGGCTCGGTCAGACCAAAACAGCCCACGTATTCTCCCGTCGCGAGCTTAGGCAGATATTTTTGCTTTTGCGCTTCGGTGCCATACGCCCAGATAGGGTGCATCACCAAGCTCGACTGCACACTCATTGCCGAGCGATACCCTGAGTCAACCGCTTCTACTTCTTTGGCGATCAGACCATACGCCACACTCGATAGACCCGCACAGCCATAACCGTCAATAGTCACGCCCAGCAAGCCTAGCTCGCCCATCTTTAACATGATATCGCGGTCAAAGGTCTCATTACGGTTGGCGTCTTTAATCCCCGGCATCAACTCGTTTTGACAAAAGCTACGCGCAGAATTCTGCACCATCTTTTCTTCTTCGGTGAGTTGATCGTGTAATAAAAACGGGTCGTTCCATTCAAAAGTAGGCTTGCTATGGTTGGACATCGCTATCTCCCTGTTAATGTCGTCATGTCTATGATGGTGGTATGAATCATTGGTTGAACGTGATAAAAGTGATTAATAAATATGGCTTGCCGGTAAAGTAAAAACGCTTTAAACTAGCTATAGTTCCGCATTGCGAAACTTAGTTTCATTTAATAAAACTATTAAAGCAGAAGCTCTCCGTGAAGTAAAGATAATTACGCTGCATAAAGGTAATAAAATTACTGCTGTAACATTTTTGAAGGAAAATAGAAGTTATGACTAATGAGATAGCCACCGCCCCTACCCCGCGTAACACCACGTTGAGTGAGACGATTGCTGCGACCCTTGAACAAGCTACAGTGGTCGAGGATCGTGCTTTTGTGAGTGCTCTAGGCCGGGGGATGCTCGTACTCAGTGTGTTTGAACATGAGCAGTCGCTGACTCATCAGCAGATTTGTGTTGCGACTGGCCTAGCAAAGGCAACTGTAAGCCGCTTAATTCACACCCTAGAACTATTGGATTTATTAAAACGTACTGAGGATGAGCGCTATCAGCTGGCAAAGAGTTTACTGAAGCTGAGCAGCAGTGCTTGGAGTCGCTATAATTTAGTAGACGACGCTATGCCACTACTGAGAGAGTTTGCGCGGCAGCACCAAGTTTCCGTCAATATTGGTACTGAAGTTGAAGGGGAAATTCGCTATGTGGCCTGTTGCCGCAGCCCTGCCCGCCTCGCCGTCAACCTATCAGTGGGCTCCTCTGTGCCCATTGCCGATACCGCTATTGGTCGGGCCTATTACGCCGTACTGCCGCAAAGTCAGCAGCAGCAACTTATCAATAACCTATCGCTATCTACTACTCTAGCAGACCGCAACCAAGCCACAGAAATACTAGCTTTAAGCTCGCAGAATTATGCTCAACAAGGCTATTGCTTATCGGATGGGGAGTTTTCTCCCGATATTTTAGCCATAGCTGTGCCATTATTCGATCGTGCTACGGGTAAATACACCCATGCCTTAAATGCCAGCGTGCCGAAAGCCAATTGGTTAGCGGAGGATTATGTGGATTATATTGTGCCTAAATTGCAGGAATTGGCCTTGCAGATAGAGAGTCTTTAAAAGAAGAAAAGCTCAACACTTTTATTATCCGGCGAGCGAGCTGTGCTATTGAAATCTCCTTTAATAGCACTCGTCCAACTATATAAAATTATATAAATATAGAAATTTAACTATTTTTCCTTCTTTAAAATTATGCCTTCAAAAATATAGAAAATTTCTATTTCAAATTTTACTTTGATAAATCAATGACTTGATAAAAAAATATAGCTATAAAGTATAAGTTGGCACACCTTTAGCACTCTATAAGTTAAGGAAATAAAATTTATTGATTTGAACTAATGCTTTAGAGTAAGGAAATGATTATGCAACCAACCAATCATAATATAATGCAAAGCGGAGGTGTGCCTATCCGCCTGTGGACCGACGGAGTGCCTGTCGAAGAGCAAGCCCGCGAGCAATTAATTAAGACCTCGCAAATGCCTTTTATTTATAAATGGATGGCGGTGATGCCAGACGTGCATCTCGGTATGGGCGCCACTATCGGTAGCGTAATCCCTACCAAAGAGGCGATTATCCCTGCAGCGGTTGGCGTGGATATCGGCTGCGGTATGATGGCAGTACAAACCACGCTAACTGCTAATGATTTGCCGGATAACCTGCGCGGTCTGCGTATTGAGTTAGAGAAAGCTATTCCGCATGGTCGTAGTGCCACCCGTGGTCGCGGATCGAACCGTGATGTGGGCGCTTGGTCCAACCCGGATGGGACGGTTAAGGCAGGTTGGACAACTTTGGTCGATGACTTCAACTACCTGTGCCAAAAGCACCCCAAGTTGAAGAACACTAATAATCTAAACCATCTCGGTACTTTGGGAACGGGCAACCACTTCGTCGAAGTCTGCCTAGATGAGACCAACCAAGTTTGGATTATGCTGCATTCCGGCTCGCGTGGTGTGGGTAACGCTATCGGTCGCTACTTTATCGAGCTAGCTCGTGAAGATATGCGCAAATGGTTTATTAACTTGCCCGATAAAGACCTCGCCTACTTCGCTGAAGGTACAGAGCACTTTGATGACTACTGGTTTGCCGTGGGCTGGGCGCAGCGCTTTGCCTTTAAAAACCGCGAAATTATGATGGAAAACGCGATTAAGGCTTTACGCGAAGTGATTGCTAAACCGTTTGAAGCACGAGTCAAAGCGGTGAACTGCCACCATAATTATGTGGAAAAAGAAGAGCATTACGGTGAAGAGGTTTTTATCACCCGTAAAGGTGCCGTCCGTGCTCGCGTTGGCGAATACGGGATTATCCCTGGTTCAATGGGGGCGAAATCCTTTATCGTAAAAGGTAAAGGGAATGAGGAGTCATTTTGCTCCTGCTCGCACGGTGCCGGTCGCGTGATGTCCCGTACTGAAGCAAAAAAGCAATTCACGATTGCCGATCAAATTACCCAAACCGAAGGTGTAGAATGTCGTAAAGACGCTGCGGTAGTTGATGAGATTCCGGCAGCCTATAAGGACATTGATGCGGTGATGCATGCCCAACGTGATTTGGTGGAAGTGGTGCATACGCTCAAGCAAGTCGTGTGTGTAAAAGGCTAAAATAATGACAAAAATAATAAATTTATTGGATTTTATAATACAAATCCATTTGGAGAAAAAGACTACTATTTGGCATGAGTTTCCTTTTGATGCCGGTAAAAAAAGCACAGTGGTGACTTTTTATCAAGGGCTGTATAAACAGGTGAAACGTCGCACCAAAGCTTTGTGTTATGTAGAACCGGACAGCTACGGTTCAGGCTATGCGTCTTTTTACGATGCTTGGTTCTATAAAAAGACGCCTGACTTTGATAATAAGTTTGCTGCTGATATTGAGAGCTACGAAGGGCTGGTCGTACTTGTACATAAACACCTGCCCTACTACGTATTTATGCAGGGTACAAAGTCATGGAAAGCGGCTGATCCTGCCAGCCGTAGTAGCTATCTTCCTAGTCGCAAATTGGTAGATAACTTGACCAATAGCGCAGTAGTAGAACTGGCTAGTGAGGTCGAAAAAATATTGTCATCAAAGGGGTTAGTCCGTCTTAAACAAAAGACATTAGACACCCGATTAGACATACAGATAGATATCCCCACAGAATTGATGGATGGTTACCTGTCTTATTTTGATGGTTTATTTTATTGGGAGGATTGAGGGTGTTTGGTAGGTATTGAGAGTTGAAACCGCATCCGCCATTATTGGGGAATTAAAACAGGCGTGTACGAATATAGCGCGCTCGCTTTTTTGTAGAGCTTTTTATCAAAAGTATAAAAGCTATCACAATGTTTGGATTGCACTAAATGTAGGGCGTCAGCAAAGTCCATTCCTTGCATATAAAGATTTAGGGCAATTAAAACCTGATTATCGCTTTCAACGGTGACACGAGACAGTGAGCAGAGCTTAGTTACGACTTGACAGATTTGAGCTTGGGTAAGCTTATAACCTTTGTCCATTACCCAAAAAAACTCAAGTACTACGGTTACAGGGACGTAACAGGCGTTCAACAGTACCTGATGCGCGATTTTCTGTTGCTTAATCGATTCTTTATCTTGAGAATCCTCAATAAAAAAGCGTGCCAAAATATTGGTATCTAAAGCAATCATAGATTAATTCTCATCCAATAGCGTGATATGGTCGCCGACATTAAAATCCATAAGATCAAACCCTTTAGGTGCTTTAGCTTTTATCATGCCACAGGCTTCATCAAGCTCCTTGTAATATAAAGCGGCGTCAGCTTCAGGTTGTGCTTTATCTTTAGACTTAAGAATGACATTCTCGTCAGTACTCATAACTTCAAGCTCGCTACCAGCGTGCCAACCCATGAGCTGCAGTAGATGGTTTGGCAAACATATAGTACCGTCTTTGGAAACCGTAATCGTGGTCATTAGGCTCTCCTGAAAGTAGATGTCTTTTGATGTTAGCATAAATTTATTAATACTAGAGTTTAAATCCGCTACAAAAACCTGTAACAAATTTGACTAAAACAATAGAGAACTAAAATGAAACTAGCAGAAGCCCTACTAATCCGCAGCGACATGCAAAAAAAGCTCGCTCAGCTAAAAGCGCGTATTAAAAATAATGTTAAAGTACAAGAAGGCGATACGCCAAGCGAAGACCCTAACGAGCTATTGCTGCAAGCCAGCCAAATTATCACTGAGCTAAACTCTTTAATTGAGCAGATTCACCGCACCAACGCCATCGCTAAGACGGATAAAGGTCAGTCGATGCTCACCTTATTGGTGGATCGCGATACCTTGGAGATGCGGCATAAGCTATTGCTTGAGGCTATCGAAGCGGCTCATGGTGAGGTAGACCGTTATAGCCCCCGTGAGATAAGGTGGAATGTGATGGTGTCAATCTCTGGCCTGCAAAAGCAAGCGGATGATATTGCGATGAAACTTCGGCAGATTAACTTGGTTATCCAGTCGAATAACTGGCAGATTGAGTTGGTGGACTAGAGCGTTAACACCGAATTTTAAGAATTTTCCCATCGGCTAATCTAAGTCGAGGGAATACCAGTTTGGAACCGACTGGGCGAGTGTCAGACCCCTTACTAAGCCAAGCAGGGGGTTGAAAATATACTGCTAGGCTCGGCTACACGTCGTGGGCAGGCGTACCTTTTACACTTAATGCCCCGAACTAGTCACTAGTCATAAGTTACACCTTAGACCTTACTACCAGGCACTGACGGTCGGTTTCAATATTTTTTACTTAGGGCACCTCTGGAAATCCTCCCCCGCCCTCCTTTATAAAGGAGGGTGTAACTGCAGAATGCTGTTTAAAGCATTTCTCTTGCAAGCCGAAAATTCGCATGCAATTTTTTAACGGCTCTCAGGTTTTATTTAAATCCTCTCCTGCTCTCCTTTATAACAGGAGGGTGTGACTGCAAAATCCTCCCTAACCCTCCTTTAGAAAAGGAGGGAACATTCTTGCGAAATTTCATCTGTAATAGTTAAACCGTAGTCTTGGTTAGCCCTGATTACAAGCTATATTGAATGTATAGTTTTCCGTAGGCTGTGGCTTTAGCCCAGCATATTTGGATAATGATATTTGATGTAGGGTGCGGCTCCCGCACCAATCAACATTCCGATTTAAATGGTGCGTGGGACGCACCCTACAAAAGCTTACCCCATTACCAAAATTAAATAGGCACACGTAAATACAAGCCCATATATAATTCAACTAAAAATGTAGCGAATTTTAAGAGTATGATAGATAATTTTTAAGCACCAATTTTTGCTCAACCACGGACCGTATTTATGAAAATATTGCAATCTCGATTTTTTAAAGCCCGCAGACTGCTGACACTGACCAGTGACTCCCCATGTTTGGTGACCGCACAGGAGGATGAGCGTCAGTATTTGAGTAAGTACAACCCGTTTGAGTCTCTGCTCGATGATATCCTGCCGGGCGTCTATACGGGCAATGCTAGCCTAGTAATCCCAGTCGATTTACTCGAAGAGTTTGAGCGCTGCACAGACTTTTATACCGTCAACTATGATATGAAGCTGAACCAGTGCTATGACGGTGAGCTGTGCTATTTTCACCCTGAGCTTGAAGTATTTATCTTAGCAAACATGGACTTATCCAACGAATACGATGAGCGCATCAAGCAAGACGGCATGCTGAAGATTAGCAACGTGTATTACGAATCGATTAATCCGCAAGCGCCCGCCAATATGAATACGCTATTTGACCGTTATTTGCAGAAATATGAGTCGGATGACGCCAAGGTATCAATTCTACTAAAAGAGACCCACGGTCTGGTATTTAAGACCCATCGTATCAAGCCGTATTCGCTAAAGCTAAATTTGATGTATAACGAAGATTTTGCCCCAGTTCATGAGCATATCAAGAATAAACTGGCCAATGATAATAAAGGCGTAGTGCTGCTGCATGGTATCGCCGGCTCGGGTAAGACCAACTACATCAAATGGTTAACCAGTCAAGTGCCCAACAAACAGTTTATCTTTGTGCCGACCAATATGATCAGTTATCTGACCGACCCTGAGTTTATGTCGATGCTGATTGATAATAAGAACTCAATCTTAGTGCTTGAGGATTGCGAAAACTATATCGCTGAACGTACTGCAGATGATGTGAATACCGATGTGGTCTCGTCAATTTTGAACATTGCCGATGGCATGCTCTCCGACATTTTAGAATGCCAGTTTATCTGTACCTTTAACTCGGACATCTCCAAAGTAGATGAGGCGCTGCTGCGTAAAGGTCGCTTAATCGCTGAGTATAAATTTGGCTTGCTCGCTACCGAGAGAGCCAATGCTTATCTGGCCTCCATCGATAGTGAGCTGCGTGTAGAAGTGCCGATGTCGCTAGCCGAGCTGACCAATATCGAAGAAATGAGCTATAAAGAAGTGGTGAAAGAAATGAAGATTGGCTTTCTTTAAGGTCTGAAAATCCTGTAAACGGAAACCCCCTCCATACCTCCCCCTAGTTAGATGGGGAGGCAAAAGCTCTGTAGCCCTCCCTTGGTCAGAGGAAGATTTGGGTGGGGTTAAAGCAATTATTAAGAGCAACAGCGAAATAGGCAGTAGAAATGTCAGTAGTAAAGAAAGACCAAGTCTTAAAAATAGACGGCAGTACTGGCGAAGGTGGTGGACAAATTATCCGTACCGCCCTAGCCTTGTCTATGCTGACCGGCACGCCTATTGAGATTAGTAATATCCGTGCTGGCCGCTCTAAACCCGGCTTAATGCGCCAGCATTTGATGTGTGTGCAGGCATCACAACAGATATCTAATGCTAAAGTTTCGGGTGCACACTTGGGCAGTACAGCGTTTAGTTTTGCACCTAACGACATTACCTCGGGCGATTATACTTTTGATATCGGTTCAGCTGGGAGTACCAGTTTAGTGCTACAGACCGTTCTGCCTGCTCTACTCTTTGCCAATACTACGACAGCGACCTTAAATGACCCTACAGCTGCCACCGTGACGATTAAAGGCGGTACGCATAATCCTTTAGCTCCCACTACAGACTTTTTGCAGCTGGCTTTTATTCCTGCTATTGCCAAACTGGGCATGCAGGTGGCTATCGAGTTAGGGCAGACTGGCTTTGCGCCATTGGGTGGGGGTGAGATTATTGCTACGATGCAACCCTTTGTCCGTCGCGCTGGTACAGCCCCTTTTAACCTGAGCGAACGCGGTGACTTAGTCGCTATAAAACTCGTAGCAAGCAATTTGAACCTCGATTATGATATTTGCAAACGTGAATTGAGCAGCGCTACCGCCTGTTTACTTGAGTCAGGTATCAATGAGTCTCTCATCACTAGCAAGTGTGCCAAGTTAACCGGGATTGGCGAGGGCAATACTTGCTATGCGGTAGTAGACCATCAAGTAAAGGGCACTGCAAACGTCAGTCCTAATGCTAATGCTAATGCTAATGCTAACGAAGTACATCGTGAAGTTTTTTCTTTATTAGGAGAAAGGCGCACTTCAGCAGAAAATATGGGCAACCGCTTGGCAGGTATGGTTAAACGTTATTTACTAGATAGCGATGCCTTAGTTGATGAGTATTTAACAGATCAACTGTTATTGCCCCTAGCCTTAGCGGGTGGTGGAGAATTCACAGCGCGCACGATTAGTCGACATACGGAGACACAAGCTTGGCTGATTCAGCAGTTTTTACCCATAGATATCCAAATATCCCCAATCAATGCCAATAAGTCATTGATAAAAATTATTAGCTAAAGATTAGTTGGGGTCTTTTCCCTTTTTGCCGGTTAATTCCTGAGGCGTTATTTGTTAAGATAGCGCCTTTATCATTAATCTGACCTTTATTATGACTGTTGCCGCTACGAACGCTACTGCTAAAGACCAAAATCCTACTTCTGCAACGCTTTACACCCCCCAAGACACCCACGACCAAAATGCCGTTGTCCTACTTTCAGGGGGCTTAGATTCGGTCACCTGCTTGTATTGGGCCAAAGCGCGTTATGCACAGGTCACTGCCGTCAGCTTTAATTATGGTCAGCGCCATAATAGCGAATTGGTCGCGGCCAAGCAGATCGCCGAGCAAGCGGGCGTCTCTCACCGTATTATTGATATCGATATTGCACAACTGGGTGGCTCTTCACTGACCGACCATACGATGAGTGTGCCCGATGGTGACGCAGATAAATTTCCCACTCATACTGACAGCATTGATAACAACGCTATTCCAAACACTTACGTGCCAGCGCGCAATACCATCTTTTTATCCTATGCCCTAGCTGTGGCCGAAGTCGCTGACGCCAACCATATTGTCATTGGAGTGAGCTCGGTCGATTACTCAGGCTATCCAGATTGCCGCCCTGAATATATCCATGCTTTTGAAGTGATGGCCAACCTTGCCACCAAGGCAGGAGTAACGGGACATAAATTACATATCCAAACACCGTTACAACAGCTCTCCAAAGCACAAACCATCGAACTTGGGGTATCCTTAGGGGTAGACTACTCGCAAACTATTTCTTGCTATCGAGCGGACTTAGCAGGTCAGGCTTGTGGCAGCTGTGACAGTTGTACTCTGCGTAAGCAAGGCTTCCAAGATGCCGGTATTGCTGACCCGACTCGCTATGCTATCTAACCCTTTGGCATGAGCAACTTTATTTATATAAGTGATTTATTCATATGAATGACTCACTTTATATAATTGACTTTATTCGCGAACCTTAAACTTTAGCTTTGCGTGCTAACCTTAATACTGTGGATTAACCCTTATGTTTTACCCTAATATTTTCTAATAATAATCAGTATTTCATACGCTTAGCACCACAATTTTTAATGGCTCTGGACAGACTTGTTCAGAGCTTAATCATTGCAATTTAGCCATTATCCAATATTTCTGGATTGATAATTAGATAAGAGCCACTATGTCAAATTCTCGTAATAGCCTAACGCCAGAGCCTAATAATAATCAACCATACGTCATCGGCATCCTTATGCGCTATAGCGTAATGGCCATCGCTGTCGTCCTCTTTATAGTGGGCATGGTCACTGTGAATTGGTGGCTGATCATTATTGCTGGCGCCGCCGTATATGTCGGTGTTTACGATATCTTTCAAAGTAAGCATTCTATCCTTGCCAACTACCCTATCGCTGGACACATCCGCTATTTTTTAGAAGATTTCCGTCCTGAGATTCGTCAGTACTTAATCGAAGATGAAAAAGAGCAAGTGCCTTTTTCGCGCCAACAGCGTTCGATGGTATATCAGCGTGCCAAAAATATTAGTGATACCAATGCTTTTGGTACCTTAGATAACTTGTATCAAGGCGGTAAAGAGTGGTTTTTACAATCGGCCGCTAGCCAACCTGCGTTAGACAAAGACTTTCGCATTACCGTCGGCGGTAAGGACTGCAGCCAACCTTATAATATGTCGGTCTTTAATATCTCAGCGATGAGCTTTGGTAGTCTATCCGGCAATGCTATCTTAGCCCTCAACCAAGGCGCAAAACTCGGCGGCTTCACCCACGATACGGGAGAGGGCGCCATTAGCCCTTACCATCGTCGCTTTGGTGGCGATCTGATTTGGGAGCTAGGTACAGGTTATTTTGGCTGTCGTAATGCCCAAGGTAACTTTGATCCTGACTTGTTTGCTGAGCAAGCTGCTGACCCCCAAGTCAAAATGATTGAGATTAAGATTTCTCAAGGTGCCAAGCCTGGTAAAGGCGGCGTGCTGCCTGCAGAAAAAATTACTCAAGAGATTGCTGATACCCGCCGTATCCCTATGGGCGAAGATTGTATCTCTCCTTCGAGCCACAATGCCTTTAGCACGCCTCGTGAGTTGGTGGGATTCTGGCAGCAACTGCGTGAATTATCCGGTGGTAAGCCCGTAGGTTTTAAACTGTGTATCGGTCAGCCTTGGCAGTTTATGGCTATCGTGAAGGCCATGATTGAGATGGACAATTACCCTGACTTTATCGTGGTTGATGGTGCTGAAGGCGGTACAGGTGCGGCTCCCGTCGAGTTTATGGACAGTATCGGTATGCCACTAGTAGATGGTTTATTGTTAGTGCACAATACTTTAGTAGGCGCCGGTATTCGCGATAAAATCATGGTTGGTGCCAGTGGTAAAATCGTGTCAGGCTTTGATATTGCCCGTATGCTAGCCCTTGGGGCAGATTGGTGTAACTCAGCGCGTGGCTTTATGTTTGCTGTCGGTTGTATCCAAGCGCGCTCTTGCCATACCAACACCTGCCCGACCGGTGTGGCCACCCAAGACCCGTACCGCCAACAAGCACTGGATGTGCCTAGCAAATCACAGCGTGTCGCCAATTTCCATCAAAATACCTTGAAGTCGCTAGGCAGTATCGTGAGTGCTGTCGGGCTTGCGCACCCTAAAGATTTAAAGCCTTACCACATTGCCCGTCGCCTAGAAGATGGTCAGATTAAACTGCTGTCCAAATATTACTACTATACAGATTCCGGAGCGCTTTTAGACGGCACTGCCCGTTCAGAAGTCTTTAATCAGATGTGGATTATGGCGGACCCTGATAGCTTTGCCGCTAATAATGATGCCTTGATTGCTTATAACCAAGGCTCAAGAGATGTCGGTAAGAATACTGACGCTAATAAAGTGGCGAATGAAATTGCTGATGCTGACGCGGCTGAGAGTCAACCTGTTGAGACTCCGGTAACCTCTTCGAGTGTGACTGAATCTGCCCAACCCTCTGACAGTAGTGCGCTACTCACAGTTACTCCAGAGCTTAGTAAAGTAGCTAAAGTAAATACGGTTGATGAAGGTACAGTTATTGAAGCTACTGAGGCCACTGAAGTTATTCAGGTAACCGATGCTGATAAAGCAACCACTGACATCACGAAGTCAGAGACACCTCACAATTAATTGCTAAATCGTAAGCTTCCGTTAGGGTCTGCTGCAGTTGCATCAGACCCTATTATTTTTAGTGACCTTGAATCATAAGTGATTCTGCTATTTATCCGCACCTGCTATACTTCGTTATGCTTTATTCATCCTACCTATTGCGCTCGCCCTGCTAGGGTCACTCCGCTGTATTTTATTTATCACATTTATCTTATCTGTCTTTGAGGATATCTTGAGCCATCTACTGCATCAGCCCCCTGTATCATTCCAATCCCGAATGCGCTCTAAGACTAGACGGCGTGTTTCCTTACTGCCAGTCGGCTTGATTGGGGCAGCACTAGCTCTAACCAGTTGTAATGGCAATTCTTTTGACGATTATATCGGTCAAGGTGGCGATGCTGAGGGCGCGTGTATTCGTAGCGATATCTCTTTTAAACACTCATTATGTAGCGTGTCGCAAGAGCAGCTGACCAATAGTGATAGCGGCGTCTCATTAAAGTTATTTTGGAAAGCGGGCGATGCCAGTACAGAGGCTGCCGCCGTAGAGAGCCAGT contains the following coding sequences:
- a CDS encoding acyl-CoA dehydrogenase, with translation MSNHSKPTFEWNDPFLLHDQLTEEEKMVQNSARSFCQNELMPGIKDANRNETFDRDIMLKMGELGLLGVTIDGYGCAGLSSVAYGLIAKEVEAVDSGYRSAMSVQSSLVMHPIWAYGTEAQKQKYLPKLATGEYVGCFGLTEPDSGSDPGSMTTRAKAVDGGYQLKGNKMWITNSPIADVFVVWAKDDEGQIRGFVLERGMEGLSTPKIEGKFSLRASVTGEIVMDNVFVPEENAFPDIRGLKGPFGCLNKARYGIAWGAMGAAQFCWEASRQYTLDRKQFNRPLAATQLVQLKLADMQTEIALGLQAALRVGRLMDEHNAAPEMISLIKRNNCGKALNIARVARDMHGGNGISDEYHVIRHVMNLEAVNTYEGTHDIHALILGRAQTGIQAFA
- a CDS encoding IclR family transcriptional regulator, whose amino-acid sequence is MTNEIATAPTPRNTTLSETIAATLEQATVVEDRAFVSALGRGMLVLSVFEHEQSLTHQQICVATGLAKATVSRLIHTLELLDLLKRTEDERYQLAKSLLKLSSSAWSRYNLVDDAMPLLREFARQHQVSVNIGTEVEGEIRYVACCRSPARLAVNLSVGSSVPIADTAIGRAYYAVLPQSQQQQLINNLSLSTTLADRNQATEILALSSQNYAQQGYCLSDGEFSPDILAIAVPLFDRATGKYTHALNASVPKANWLAEDYVDYIVPKLQELALQIESL
- a CDS encoding DIP1984 family protein; this translates as MKLAEALLIRSDMQKKLAQLKARIKNNVKVQEGDTPSEDPNELLLQASQIITELNSLIEQIHRTNAIAKTDKGQSMLTLLVDRDTLEMRHKLLLEAIEAAHGEVDRYSPREIRWNVMVSISGLQKQADDIAMKLRQINLVIQSNNWQIELVD
- a CDS encoding type II toxin-antitoxin system VapC family toxin, with translation MIALDTNILARFFIEDSQDKESIKQQKIAHQVLLNACYVPVTVVLEFFWVMDKGYKLTQAQICQVVTKLCSLSRVTVESDNQVLIALNLYMQGMDFADALHLVQSKHCDSFYTFDKKLYKKASALYSYTPVLIPQ
- a CDS encoding CaiB/BaiF CoA transferase family protein — translated: MTPENATDTKTSGQEATAPQALAGIKVLDLSRVLAGPSCTQVLADLGADVIKVERPVTGDETRHWQPPTFKDGTSAYFATINRNKQSITVDMTKLEGQALLKRLAAESDVLVENFKVGGLKKYGLDYESLKAINPRLIYASLTGFGQTGPDAHKPGYDYIIQGLSGLMSITGPADGEPHKVGVAVVDLFSGLQLTIGIQAALLARQHSGQGQHVDVALLDSAIAMLANIGMNQLATNTTPPRLGNAHPNITPYQVFATGDNNHFILACGNDVQFGRICEALGLELHLEERYRTNPKRVANRDTLTAVLNEVFASNTREYWLELLEAAKVPCGPIHNVTEALAMPQVKARDMVIGFADSPIRVLGNPIKLSATPVQYRTPPPALGGQTQQTLTKLGLSAAEIEALQERQVI
- a CDS encoding RtcB family protein, with the translated sequence MQPTNHNIMQSGGVPIRLWTDGVPVEEQAREQLIKTSQMPFIYKWMAVMPDVHLGMGATIGSVIPTKEAIIPAAVGVDIGCGMMAVQTTLTANDLPDNLRGLRIELEKAIPHGRSATRGRGSNRDVGAWSNPDGTVKAGWTTLVDDFNYLCQKHPKLKNTNNLNHLGTLGTGNHFVEVCLDETNQVWIMLHSGSRGVGNAIGRYFIELAREDMRKWFINLPDKDLAYFAEGTEHFDDYWFAVGWAQRFAFKNREIMMENAIKALREVIAKPFEARVKAVNCHHNYVEKEEHYGEEVFITRKGAVRARVGEYGIIPGSMGAKSFIVKGKGNEESFCSCSHGAGRVMSRTEAKKQFTIADQITQTEGVECRKDAAVVDEIPAAYKDIDAVMHAQRDLVEVVHTLKQVVCVKG